The nucleotide sequence GCCTTGGGCGCGCAGGATTCGCAGGCCTTGATCGCTTTCATGAATTCACTGGTGTTGTTCCCGCCGGATGATACCGCGTCGAACCTTGACCCAGGCGATCCGACGAAATCCAATTTTCCGCAGTACGGCCATGGCAGCATCAAGCTCACCGTGCTGTTCAACGATTCAAGTGATCCAGAATAAGTTTGTGTCAGAATGGGTCGCGCCGGAGGATTTCGTATGCGTTCCCTTTCTCTGACCACATCCTTGGCTTCTCTCCTGATCGTCTCGGCTTTCCCCCAGGAGCGGCCTGCATGCAAAACGCCGAATCTTCCCACCATCGAGCTGGCGAAATACACCGTCGATGTCACTCCGGCTCCGCCACGCGCGGAAGCGCGAGCCGCTACCAAGGGGCGTCCTGAAATCAAGCTGGTCAATGGCAAGCCCTTCATGCGCATCACCCCGGAAATGACCGGGCAACGGATCGAAGCTCCGCAAGGAACTGCTCTCCTCATCCGCTTCAGCCAGGAGTCAGGCGCGCGCGGCTTTTCGGTCACCCCGCGCGGCGTCCTGGAAGCTCCTCGCGGTATCGTTCACCTTCCTCACGGCACCATCGGTCTGCTGCGCGCGGTCGGTCCGGGCACCGCCACCATCGCCGTGCACGGAGTTCCTCCTCGCACCAAAGCCGCTTCCATTATCGCCAGCGATCTCTCCAGCGGTTGGTCCGGCTACAAGATTTCTTCCGGAGCGCCTTTTCTCTCCGTGTCGGGCGAATGGACAGTCCCCACGGTATACGGGGATGCGGGCGATCATTCCTCCACTTGGATCGGTATCGACGGTTGGATGGACGACCACCTGATTCAGGCCGGTACCGAGCAAGACTACTCTTCCGGCGTTCTGGGAACCGGTCTTTTCGGCGGGCCCGAGTACTACGCCTGGTGGCAAAACTCCCTGGACGACGGCGAACAGCAGTTTTCTAATCCCGTGTCCCCCGGCGATCACATGATCGCGGTGATTTCGCTCAGCGGAGATCCCGCTCCCGGCTCGCCCATGACCTGGCTCATCCTTCTTATGAACGTAACCAAAAACTGGACCGCCTCCAAAAGCGTTTCCTATTCCGGCAGCTTGCAGTCGGCCGAGTGGATCGTGGAAGCGCCAGTCTCTTGCTTCCTCTGGTGGTGCTCCATCACCGATCTGGCTGATTATGGCTCCCTCAGTTTCGACATCTTTGATACGGCCAACAGCCTCTCGCCAGGATTGACGCCTTCCCAATCCATCACCATGGCTCAAGGCAACAACGTCGTTTCCATTCCCTCCGATCCGGACGGCGACAAGGACGGATTTACCGTCGCCTTCGGCTCCACCAAACCGCTTCCACCGGGACCCATCATTGTAACCACCTCGCTTCCCCAGGCATTCATGAACTTTCCCTACCAGA is from Terriglobales bacterium and encodes:
- a CDS encoding G1 family glutamic endopeptidase is translated as MRSLSLTTSLASLLIVSAFPQERPACKTPNLPTIELAKYTVDVTPAPPRAEARAATKGRPEIKLVNGKPFMRITPEMTGQRIEAPQGTALLIRFSQESGARGFSVTPRGVLEAPRGIVHLPHGTIGLLRAVGPGTATIAVHGVPPRTKAASIIASDLSSGWSGYKISSGAPFLSVSGEWTVPTVYGDAGDHSSTWIGIDGWMDDHLIQAGTEQDYSSGVLGTGLFGGPEYYAWWQNSLDDGEQQFSNPVSPGDHMIAVISLSGDPAPGSPMTWLILLMNVTKNWTASKSVSYSGSLQSAEWIVEAPVSCFLWWCSITDLADYGSLSFDIFDTANSLSPGLTPSQSITMAQGNNVVSIPSDPDGDKDGFTVAFGSTKPLPPGPIIVTTSLPQAFMNFPYQTRVFAEGASAFQWSAANLPPWLTFDKNSGVLSGTPTAPGLNFFSVVARDAAKPNISSAIQPLEVTVQATPPPPDFTLSANPVEIHLANTANGCVGSTTITVNPLFGFTDAVQLSASGQGVTSAVFSPTSTHTTSHLTIHSTLCHASNDEHLVSITGKSGSLTHSIAADLVPQSFTGCNTPQARNTRICNP